In Phaeobacter porticola, one DNA window encodes the following:
- the yaaA gene encoding peroxide stress protein YaaA, whose amino-acid sequence MLVVTSPAKKLDWSERDVEMTWPAMHDAATELASVARDLSVADLMKLMHISEDLARLNHERFQNFAADPGSDDIRPAALAFAGDTYQGLEAGSLDADEMSWAQDHFRILSGLYGSLRPLDAMQAYRLEMGSRLKTPRGKSLYEFWGREISDALNAQADVVDAKVLVNCASQEYFGAVDQTALKLRVVTPVFMEDKNGTPKVVSFYAKRARGAMTRYIIQNRLNDPAALEMFDSGGYHHMPELSKPDQPVFLRAG is encoded by the coding sequence ATGCTGGTAGTGACTTCTCCGGCCAAAAAGCTGGACTGGAGCGAGCGCGACGTTGAGATGACATGGCCCGCCATGCATGACGCCGCGACGGAATTGGCATCAGTGGCACGCGATCTGTCGGTCGCCGATCTGATGAAGCTGATGCATATCAGCGAGGATCTGGCCAGGCTGAACCACGAGCGGTTTCAGAATTTCGCGGCTGATCCGGGCAGCGATGATATACGTCCCGCCGCACTGGCCTTTGCGGGTGATACCTATCAGGGGTTGGAAGCGGGTTCGCTGGACGCGGATGAGATGAGTTGGGCCCAAGATCATTTCCGCATTCTGTCGGGCCTATACGGGTCGTTGCGCCCGCTGGATGCGATGCAGGCCTATCGGCTGGAAATGGGATCGAGGCTGAAGACGCCACGCGGTAAGTCGCTGTATGAATTCTGGGGTCGTGAGATTTCTGATGCATTGAATGCTCAGGCTGACGTCGTGGATGCAAAGGTTCTCGTAAATTGTGCGAGCCAGGAGTATTTTGGCGCGGTAGACCAGACCGCGTTGAAGCTGCGGGTGGTGACGCCGGTGTTTATGGAAGACAAAAACGGCACACCGAAGGTGGTGAGCTTTTATGCCAAACGGGCACGGGGGGCGATGACCCGCTATATCATCCAGAACCGCTTAAACGATCCGGCTGCGTTAGAGATGTTTGACAGCGGTGGGTATCACCATATGCCGGAGCTGTCGAAGCCGGACCAGCCGGTGTTTCTGCGCGCGGGCTGA
- a CDS encoding acyl-CoA thioesterase, which translates to MFPIVRLIKDLLVARRMPPLDLTETHVSRHICWPWDLDIWMELNNGRAMTLYDLGRTMLAQRVGLIGALRSRRWGMTVAGTTVRFRRRIRGFERFEMRSRAVAWDDRFIYLEQSMWKSNGDCASHVMLRTAITDAKGIVSPQEVLKTIGRTDSAAPQMPDWIKAWCEADAGRPWPPMMPTETVAPDASAAQDTLA; encoded by the coding sequence ATGTTTCCCATCGTCCGCCTGATCAAGGATCTGCTGGTTGCCCGCCGGATGCCGCCGCTGGATCTGACCGAAACCCATGTCTCGCGCCACATTTGCTGGCCCTGGGATCTGGACATCTGGATGGAGCTGAACAACGGCCGCGCCATGACGCTGTATGATCTGGGCCGCACCATGCTGGCGCAGCGTGTCGGCCTGATCGGCGCTTTGCGCAGCCGTCGCTGGGGCATGACCGTTGCGGGCACCACCGTGCGGTTCCGTCGCCGTATTCGCGGGTTTGAACGGTTTGAGATGCGCAGCCGCGCGGTGGCCTGGGACGATCGCTTCATCTACCTCGAACAATCCATGTGGAAATCCAACGGCGACTGCGCCAGCCACGTAATGCTGCGCACCGCGATCACCGACGCCAAGGGGATCGTCTCGCCGCAGGAGGTGCTGAAAACCATCGGCCGCACCGACAGCGCCGCGCCACAGATGCCCGATTGGATCAAGGCCTGGTGCGAGGCCGACGCAGGCCGCCCCTGGCCGCCGATGATGCCGACAGAAACAGTGGCTCCTGATGCATCCGCTGCTCAGGACACGCTTGCCTAA
- a CDS encoding YggT family protein has product MLSLFQILMLILDIVWFFIIAHVIMSWLINFQVLNLNQQFVSQVWYGLNRLLEPLYAPVRRILPNMQGLDLAPLVVLIAVYALRIILANNIAMFY; this is encoded by the coding sequence ATGCTGTCGCTGTTTCAAATTCTGATGCTGATCCTAGACATCGTCTGGTTCTTTATCATCGCCCATGTGATCATGAGCTGGTTGATCAATTTCCAGGTTCTGAACCTCAATCAACAGTTTGTGTCACAGGTTTGGTACGGCCTGAACCGCTTGTTAGAGCCGCTTTATGCGCCGGTTCGTCGCATTCTTCCCAATATGCAGGGGCTGGATCTGGCGCCGTTGGTGGTGCTGATCGCGGTTTACGCGTTGCGGATCATTCTGGCCAACAATATCGCGATGTTCTACTGA
- the recQ gene encoding DNA helicase RecQ, whose protein sequence is MTAPSGATSPAASATGATPLLREIFGFDGFRPGQEEIVDAVTAGENVLAIMPTGGGKSLCFQLPALLREGITVVISPLIALMRDQVRALQEVGVTAGALTSGNTDEETEAVWQSIEEGRLKLLYMAPERLASGAAMGMLRRIGVSLIAVDEAHCVSQWGHDFRPDYLRIGELRRALDVPLAAFTATADQETREEIVEKLFDGEAPRSFLRGFDRPNIHLAFATKDSPRRQILEFAAARKGQSGIVYCGTRAKTEALAAGLREAGHAACYYHGGMDAEDRRGVETRFAREDGLIVVATVAFGMGIDKPDIRWVAHADLPKSIEAYYQEIGRGGRDGAPAETLTLFGPEDIRLRRSQIDEGLAPAERRGADHARLNALLGLAEALKCRRQTLLAYFGEAAEPCGNCDLCDQPVDVFDGTTAVRKALSAILRTNETYGSGHLIDILVGNITDRVRDKRHDDLSVFACGKEYGKRQWQAVFRQMMGHDLVRPDPERHGALRMTEAALPVLRGEQDIALRRDTISSAKRSPAVKALVSDEDAPLLSALKAKRRALAEAQKVPAYVIFPDRTLIEMAETRPSSLDQMARIGGVGAKKLERYGSAFLSVITGESEALHPMRRKLAGRYAGSLYDALLETQTQLARGSDGTEKPLSCSAAQLAKLAQMRPQDEMAITRLLGERRAERFAAAFLDVLRGAG, encoded by the coding sequence ATGACCGCCCCCAGTGGTGCGACGTCACCTGCTGCGTCCGCAACCGGTGCAACACCGCTGTTGCGCGAGATCTTCGGCTTTGACGGGTTTCGACCCGGTCAGGAAGAGATCGTTGATGCGGTGACAGCTGGCGAGAATGTTCTGGCGATCATGCCAACCGGCGGCGGCAAATCCCTGTGTTTCCAACTGCCCGCGCTGCTGCGCGAAGGGATTACAGTGGTAATCTCGCCATTGATTGCGCTGATGCGGGATCAGGTGCGGGCGTTGCAGGAGGTCGGCGTGACTGCCGGGGCGCTGACCTCCGGCAATACCGACGAAGAAACCGAAGCGGTCTGGCAGTCGATTGAGGAGGGGCGGCTGAAGCTACTGTATATGGCGCCGGAGCGTCTGGCCTCGGGTGCGGCGATGGGCATGCTGCGGCGGATTGGTGTCAGTCTCATTGCCGTAGATGAAGCGCATTGCGTCAGCCAGTGGGGCCATGATTTCCGCCCGGATTACCTGCGCATCGGTGAGTTGCGGCGGGCATTGGACGTGCCTCTGGCGGCCTTTACCGCGACAGCAGATCAGGAAACCCGCGAAGAGATTGTCGAGAAGCTGTTTGATGGCGAGGCGCCGCGCAGTTTTCTGCGGGGCTTTGACCGTCCCAATATCCATCTTGCCTTTGCCACCAAAGACAGCCCGCGCCGCCAGATTCTGGAATTTGCTGCCGCTCGCAAGGGGCAATCCGGCATCGTCTATTGCGGCACTCGTGCCAAGACCGAGGCATTGGCGGCGGGGCTGCGCGAGGCGGGCCACGCGGCCTGTTATTACCATGGCGGCATGGACGCCGAAGATCGGCGCGGGGTGGAAACACGGTTTGCCCGTGAGGACGGGCTGATTGTTGTGGCGACAGTGGCCTTTGGCATGGGCATCGACAAGCCCGACATTCGCTGGGTCGCCCATGCAGATCTGCCCAAATCCATCGAAGCCTATTATCAGGAAATTGGCCGTGGTGGCCGCGATGGCGCGCCTGCTGAGACACTGACCCTGTTCGGGCCGGAGGATATTCGCCTGCGCCGCAGTCAGATTGACGAAGGGCTGGCGCCTGCGGAGCGGCGTGGCGCGGATCATGCGCGGCTGAATGCGCTGTTGGGGCTGGCTGAGGCGCTGAAATGTCGGCGGCAAACCCTGCTGGCCTATTTCGGTGAGGCGGCTGAGCCCTGCGGCAACTGTGATCTCTGTGATCAGCCCGTGGATGTGTTCGACGGCACCACTGCGGTGCGCAAGGCGTTGTCGGCGATCTTGCGGACGAATGAGACTTATGGATCAGGACATCTGATCGACATTCTGGTGGGCAATATCACCGACCGGGTGCGCGACAAGCGGCATGACGACCTGTCGGTTTTCGCCTGTGGCAAGGAATACGGCAAACGGCAGTGGCAGGCGGTGTTCCGGCAGATGATGGGCCATGATCTGGTGCGCCCGGATCCCGAACGCCATGGCGCTTTGCGGATGACCGAGGCGGCGCTGCCGGTTCTGCGCGGCGAACAGGACATTGCCCTGCGTCGCGACACCATCAGCTCAGCCAAGCGCAGCCCCGCCGTGAAGGCGCTGGTGTCGGATGAGGACGCGCCGCTGCTGTCGGCACTGAAAGCCAAGCGGCGCGCGCTGGCGGAGGCGCAGAAAGTACCGGCCTATGTCATTTTCCCGGATCGAACCCTGATCGAGATGGCCGAAACCCGCCCCAGCTCGCTGGACCAGATGGCGCGGATTGGTGGGGTCGGGGCGAAGAAGCTGGAACGCTATGGCAGCGCATTCCTGTCGGTGATCACTGGCGAGAGTGAGGCGTTGCACCCTATGCGGCGCAAATTGGCCGGGCGTTATGCCGGGTCGCTTTATGATGCGCTGTTGGAAACGCAAACCCAATTGGCGCGCGGCAGCGATGGCACAGAAAAGCCACTAAGTTGTTCTGCGGCACAATTGGCCAAGCTGGCGCAGATGCGCCCGCAGGACGAAATGGCGATCACAAGACTGTTAGGGGAGCGCCGCGCGGAACGTTTTGCGGCGGCGTTTCTGGACGTCTTGCGCGGCGCGGGCTAG
- a CDS encoding response regulator, translated as MNLADKLTEERRARLAAERLLELKQAELSAANRKLGRHALALTRQIGVTQAEVATVRDENAKVKSDLSTANEKVERAERRLWHSIQAFQDGFAFFDADSKLIGANTAYLNLFDGLDEITPGVSYVRMLQVLTDEGLVNTEEQDPDHWRAQMADRWLSPSPEPVVVRMWDDRYLRLLDQRGHGGDMVSLALDITSTVQYEEELQAARERAEAANRAKSAFLANMSHEIRTPMNGVVGMAELLSDTNLSEEQQLYANTIKNSGEALLVIINDVLDYSKIEAQKLELHTQPFDLERSVHEVLMLLQPTARDKGLTLLLDYDLFLPTSFVGDPGRIRQVLTNLVGNAVKFTSSGHVALQITGISNADTKICSIHVTIEDTGIGIPEDKAQDIFGEFNQVEDERNRQFEGTGLGLAISKRLIELMGGEIWVESQEGKGSCFGFRVELPVAQGAATSIPALPKGLCQVVVIDSQSVMRDVLSKQLATLGLEVTVFDSGAAAIAGMPGDVDLVVCDEKLPDQEGVQLAKKLRSGPFAKVPILMLSNDPTAPRNSDVQSVTDSVLLKPIQRDELFQRLMDLPIGGAVSSPPMPAEPQTPEPAQTATATITAVSLPPVTTVPVQRLMRVLAAEDNRTNQLVFRKMVKDLNIDLQFANNGIEAVESYQSFQPDLIFMDISMPLMDGKEATQKIRALEHGTGTYVPIVALTAHAMTGDSEGILAAGLDHYLTKPLRKALILERLHAYLPAEAAPLVPEDLNQTGAA; from the coding sequence ATGAACCTTGCTGACAAATTAACGGAAGAACGACGTGCGCGTCTCGCGGCGGAGCGCCTGCTTGAGTTAAAGCAGGCGGAGCTTTCGGCAGCCAACCGCAAACTCGGGCGCCACGCGCTGGCCCTGACCCGCCAGATCGGTGTCACCCAGGCCGAGGTCGCAACCGTTCGCGACGAAAACGCCAAGGTAAAATCAGATCTCTCTACCGCCAATGAAAAGGTCGAAAGGGCTGAGCGTCGCCTCTGGCACTCGATCCAGGCGTTTCAGGATGGGTTTGCGTTCTTTGATGCTGACAGCAAGCTGATCGGCGCCAACACCGCCTATCTGAACCTCTTCGACGGCTTGGATGAAATCACGCCCGGCGTATCCTATGTGCGGATGCTCCAGGTGCTCACCGACGAAGGGCTGGTCAATACCGAAGAACAAGATCCCGACCACTGGCGTGCCCAGATGGCCGACCGCTGGCTCTCGCCTTCGCCCGAACCGGTGGTGGTGCGCATGTGGGATGATCGCTATCTGCGGCTGCTCGACCAGCGCGGGCATGGCGGCGATATGGTCAGCCTTGCGCTCGATATCACGTCTACCGTGCAATACGAGGAAGAGCTGCAAGCCGCCCGTGAACGCGCCGAGGCCGCGAACCGTGCAAAATCTGCCTTCCTGGCAAATATGTCCCACGAAATCCGCACGCCGATGAATGGCGTGGTCGGCATGGCCGAGCTGCTCAGCGATACCAATCTCAGCGAAGAACAGCAGCTGTATGCAAACACGATCAAAAACTCTGGCGAGGCCTTGCTGGTCATCATCAATGACGTTTTGGATTATTCGAAAATCGAGGCGCAGAAACTGGAGCTGCATACCCAGCCCTTTGATCTGGAGCGCAGCGTCCATGAGGTGCTGATGCTGCTTCAACCCACCGCGCGTGACAAGGGGCTGACCCTGCTCTTGGATTATGACCTGTTCCTTCCCACCAGTTTTGTCGGCGATCCGGGGCGCATTCGCCAGGTCCTGACCAATCTGGTGGGCAACGCGGTGAAATTCACCTCTTCCGGTCATGTGGCGCTGCAAATCACCGGCATTTCGAATGCCGATACCAAGATCTGCTCGATCCATGTCACGATCGAGGATACCGGCATCGGCATCCCCGAAGACAAAGCCCAAGACATCTTTGGCGAATTCAATCAGGTCGAAGACGAGCGCAATCGCCAGTTCGAGGGCACCGGGCTTGGCCTTGCGATCTCCAAACGCCTGATTGAACTGATGGGCGGCGAAATCTGGGTCGAAAGCCAAGAGGGCAAAGGCTCCTGCTTCGGCTTCCGTGTAGAACTCCCGGTGGCGCAAGGGGCAGCAACCAGCATTCCAGCGCTGCCCAAAGGGCTATGTCAGGTTGTGGTGATTGATTCCCAATCTGTGATGCGCGATGTCCTGAGCAAGCAGCTGGCAACGCTTGGGCTAGAAGTCACCGTGTTTGACAGCGGTGCGGCCGCGATTGCAGGCATGCCCGGCGATGTCGATCTGGTGGTTTGTGACGAAAAATTGCCTGATCAAGAGGGGGTGCAACTGGCGAAGAAACTACGTTCTGGCCCCTTCGCCAAGGTGCCAATCCTGATGCTCAGCAACGACCCAACCGCACCAAGAAATTCAGATGTGCAATCGGTCACCGACAGCGTTTTGCTAAAACCGATCCAGAGAGACGAGTTGTTCCAACGGCTGATGGACCTGCCAATTGGCGGTGCTGTATCCAGCCCGCCCATGCCCGCGGAACCGCAAACTCCAGAACCCGCCCAGACAGCGACAGCGACGATAACGGCTGTTTCTCTGCCGCCGGTCACCACTGTCCCCGTCCAGCGATTGATGCGTGTGCTGGCGGCCGAAGACAATCGCACCAACCAGCTTGTCTTTCGCAAGATGGTGAAGGATCTCAATATCGACCTTCAATTTGCCAACAACGGTATCGAGGCAGTGGAGTCCTATCAGTCTTTCCAGCCTGACCTGATCTTCATGGACATCTCCATGCCACTGATGGATGGCAAAGAAGCGACACAGAAAATCCGTGCCCTGGAACATGGAACCGGCACCTATGTGCCCATTGTCGCGCTGACGGCCCACGCCATGACGGGCGATTCAGAAGGCATTCTGGCCGCAGGGCTCGATCATTATCTGACCAAACCGCTGCGCAAGGCGCTGATCCTTGAACGCCTGCATGCCTATTTGCCCGCAGAGGCCGCGCCGCTCGTCCCCGAAGATCTGAACCAGACAGGCGCAGCCTGA